A stretch of Henckelia pumila isolate YLH828 chromosome 4, ASM3356847v2, whole genome shotgun sequence DNA encodes these proteins:
- the LOC140859830 gene encoding auxin-responsive protein IAA14-like, producing the protein MQVGLKLSSALLGEEHGLNLKETELCLGLPGGADPIKFTGKRGFSETVDLKLKLQSNESAASDLDIEAMKSSAKEKAPSKDPVKPPAKAQVVGWPPVRSFRKNIMAHQKSNDEESGEKSGGGGATFVKVSMDGAPYLRKVDLKMYSSYQQLSDALAKMFSSFTMGNYGTQGMIDFMNERKLMDLLNSSEYVPTYEDKDGDWMLVGDVPWEMFVNSCKRLRIMKGSEAIGLAPRAMEKCKNRC; encoded by the exons ATGCAAGTAGGCCTGAAATTGTCGTCGGCTTTGCTCGGTGAGGAGCATGGCCTGAATCTCAAGGAAACTGAGCTATGTCTTGGACTTCCCGGCGGAGCTGATCCCATCAAGTTTACTGGGAAGAGAGGGTTTTCTGAGACTGTTGATCTGAAGCTCAAGCTTCAGTCTAATGAATCAGCTGCTTCAGATCTCGATATTGAAGCCATGAAAAGCTCTGCAAAGGAGAAAGCTCCTTCCAAAGATCCGGTCAAGCCACCAGCTaa GGCACAAGTGGTGGGATGGCCACCGGTCCGGTCTTTCCGCAAGAACATAATGGCTCATCAGAAAAGCAACGATGAAGAATCCGGCGAGAAgagcggcggcggcggcgccaCCTTTGTGAAGGTGTCGATGGATGGCGCACCCTATCTCCGCAAAGTGGACCTGAAAATGTACAGCAGCTACCAGCAACTCTCCGATGCCTTGGCCAAAATGTTTAGCTCTTTCACCATGG GCAATTATGGGACCCAGGGAATGATAGATTTTATGAATGAGAGGAAATTGATGGATTTGCTGAATAGTTCTGAATATGTTCCCACCTATGAAGATAAGGATGGCGATTGGATGCTCGTGGGGGATGTACCATGGGA GATGTTTGTTAATTCATGCAAGCGCCTTCGTATCATGAAAGGATCAGAAGCAATTGGCCTCg CACCAAGAGCCATGGAGAAATGCAAGAACAGGTGTTAA